In one Nomascus leucogenys isolate Asia chromosome 13, Asia_NLE_v1, whole genome shotgun sequence genomic region, the following are encoded:
- the LKAAEAR1 gene encoding protein LKAAEAR1 isoform X3 has translation MPPPAKEGGRKGPRERSGKSAPGAARGEECAKGAPATEPPKPGWALTPQELAAMPPAQRHRHLLFGDLLEDVGAAASTFPCGSVEPGYRMPDPRPWTQSLELPAERQNRLLGVLKAAEARGRVRALRLRYTRMRAEEIALLIQRQKSACAAIRLELFLPPQLKPTRIPDPLDRQERRRLETILGENVDGTIFPR, from the exons ATGCCGCCGCCAGCGAAGGAGGGCGGGCGCAAGGGCCCGCGGGAGCGAAGCGGGAAGAGCGCGCCAGGTGCTGCGCGGGGTGAGGAGTGCGCCAAGGGGGCGCCCGCGACAGAGCCCCCCAAGCCGGGCTGGGCCCTGACGCCGCAGGAACTGGCGGCCATGCCCCCTGCGCAGCGTCACCGCCATCTGCTCTTCGGCGACTTGCTGGAGGACGTGGGAGCGGCGGCCTCCACCTTCCCGTGCGGGTCGGTGGAGCCGGGGTACCGCATGCCCGACCCGCGCCCGTGGACGCAGTCGCTCGAGCTGCCCGCCGAGCGCCAGAACCGGCTTCTCGGCGTCCTTAAGGCAGCGGAGGCCCGCGGGCGAGTCCGCGCCCTGCGTCTGCGCTACACCCGCATGCGG GCCGAGGAGATCGCGCTGCTCATCCAGCGGCAGAAGTCCGCGTGCGCCGCCATCCGGCTGGAGCTGTTCCTGCCGCCGCAGCTGAAGCCCACGCGGATCCCGGACCCCCTGGACCGCCAAGAG CGGAGGCgcttggagaccatcctgggggAGAACGTGGATGGCACCATCTTCCCGCGGTGA
- the LKAAEAR1 gene encoding protein LKAAEAR1 isoform X1: MPPPAKEGGRKGPRERSGKSAPGAARGEECAKGAPATEPPKPGWALTPQELAAMPPAQRHRHLLFGDLLEDVGAAASTFPCGSVEPGYRMPDPRPWTQSLELPAERQNRLLGVLKAAEARGRVRALRLRYTRMRAEEIALLIQRQKSACAAIRLELFLPPQLKPTRIPDPLDRQEVPTSPGRGGERGGAPPASAHAGPQPLSPAAEALGDHPGGERGWHHLPAVTATQSVRRAPASHIK; this comes from the exons ATGCCGCCGCCAGCGAAGGAGGGCGGGCGCAAGGGCCCGCGGGAGCGAAGCGGGAAGAGCGCGCCAGGTGCTGCGCGGGGTGAGGAGTGCGCCAAGGGGGCGCCCGCGACAGAGCCCCCCAAGCCGGGCTGGGCCCTGACGCCGCAGGAACTGGCGGCCATGCCCCCTGCGCAGCGTCACCGCCATCTGCTCTTCGGCGACTTGCTGGAGGACGTGGGAGCGGCGGCCTCCACCTTCCCGTGCGGGTCGGTGGAGCCGGGGTACCGCATGCCCGACCCGCGCCCGTGGACGCAGTCGCTCGAGCTGCCCGCCGAGCGCCAGAACCGGCTTCTCGGCGTCCTTAAGGCAGCGGAGGCCCGCGGGCGAGTCCGCGCCCTGCGTCTGCGCTACACCCGCATGCGG GCCGAGGAGATCGCGCTGCTCATCCAGCGGCAGAAGTCCGCGTGCGCCGCCATCCGGCTGGAGCTGTTCCTGCCGCCGCAGCTGAAGCCCACGCGGATCCCGGACCCCCTGGACCGCCAAGAGGTGCCGACAAGCCCCGGTAGGGGCGGGGAAAGGGGAGGGGCCCCGCCCGCCTCCGCACACGCCGGGCCCCAGCCTCTCTCCCCCGCAGCGGAGGCgcttggagaccatcctgggggAGAACGTGGATGGCACCATCTTCCCGCGGTGACGGCGACTCAGAGTGTGCGACGCGCCCCAGCCTCCCACATAAAGTGA
- the LKAAEAR1 gene encoding protein LKAAEAR1 isoform X2, which translates to MPPPAKEGGRKGPRERSGKSAPGAARGEECAKGAPATEPPKPGWALTPQELAAMPPAQRHRHLLFGDLLEDVGAAASTFPCGSVEPGYRMPDPRPWTQSLELPAERQNRLLGVLKAAEARGRVRALRLRYTRMRAEEIALLIQRQKSACAAIRLELFLPPQLKPTRIPDPLDRQEVPTSPAEALGDHPGGERGWHHLPAVTATQSVRRAPASHIK; encoded by the exons ATGCCGCCGCCAGCGAAGGAGGGCGGGCGCAAGGGCCCGCGGGAGCGAAGCGGGAAGAGCGCGCCAGGTGCTGCGCGGGGTGAGGAGTGCGCCAAGGGGGCGCCCGCGACAGAGCCCCCCAAGCCGGGCTGGGCCCTGACGCCGCAGGAACTGGCGGCCATGCCCCCTGCGCAGCGTCACCGCCATCTGCTCTTCGGCGACTTGCTGGAGGACGTGGGAGCGGCGGCCTCCACCTTCCCGTGCGGGTCGGTGGAGCCGGGGTACCGCATGCCCGACCCGCGCCCGTGGACGCAGTCGCTCGAGCTGCCCGCCGAGCGCCAGAACCGGCTTCTCGGCGTCCTTAAGGCAGCGGAGGCCCGCGGGCGAGTCCGCGCCCTGCGTCTGCGCTACACCCGCATGCGG GCCGAGGAGATCGCGCTGCTCATCCAGCGGCAGAAGTCCGCGTGCGCCGCCATCCGGCTGGAGCTGTTCCTGCCGCCGCAGCTGAAGCCCACGCGGATCCCGGACCCCCTGGACCGCCAAGAGGTGCCGACAAGCCCCG CGGAGGCgcttggagaccatcctgggggAGAACGTGGATGGCACCATCTTCCCGCGGTGACGGCGACTCAGAGTGTGCGACGCGCCCCAGCCTCCCACATAAAGTGA